The Akkermansia sp. RCC_12PD genome contains the following window.
GTAACTGTCCGGCCACAGAACCCGGATGACTTTTCCCGCGCCGATCCGGCGCGCGCAATCCAGGGACTGGTTGCCGTGGAGCTGGGCGAATTCCAGCCGGGCCGTCTTCATGATGTCCATGATCTGCTCCGCATCCTGGTTCACGAACACGCCCACGCGGCGGATCAGCGCGGAATCCAGCGCGGCGGCGCGTTCCGGCGCAATATAGCGCGGGCTTTTGGGATGGAACACGAACCCGCAGAAGTGGGCCCCCATTCCCATGGCGGTTGACAGGTCACTCTGGCGGGTAATCCCGCACACCTTGATTGCGAATGAATGTTTCTTCATCTTGTTTTTTCTAAAATTGCAGCCAGTTTTTCACCCGGCTTTCCGCCGTCCATCAGGGCTGTGCCCATCAATACGGCCTGGAAGCCCGCCTCCGCGGCTTCCCTGAGATGCTCCCCGGCGCTCATGGCGCTGGCGGCTATCCATACTTCCCCGCCGCGGCGGAGCTTCCCCAGGTCCAGGCAGGCCTGCCTGTCCGTTTCCAGCGTATCCAGGTCACGGGCGTTCACCTGGATGATGCGCGCGCCGGATTCCCGGGCAAGCGCCAGGTCCTCCTCGTCAAAAATCTCCACCACGGCCTGCATTCCGTAGGCTTCCGCCTGTTCCCGCAAAACACGGAGTTCCCGTGCATCCGGCGTCAGGCGCACGATAAGCAGCAGGGCGGAAGCCGGGGTGGAAGCCGTCTCCATCACCTGAAGCTGGTGGAAAATGAAATCCTTGCGGAGCATGGGAACCCCGGTGCGGTGCATGCGTTCCAGATACCCGATGCGGCCGCCAAAAAACCGTTCCTCCGTCAGCACGGAAATGCAGGAGGCCCCGGCGGCGGCATACTGTTCCGCCACATCTTCCGGCTTCAATCCCTGGGCAATGACGCCGCGCGACGGAGACGCCTGCTTGAAT
Protein-coding sequences here:
- a CDS encoding phosphoribosylanthranilate isomerase; the encoded protein is MKKHSFAIKVCGITRQSDLSTAMGMGAHFCGFVFHPKSPRYIAPERAAALDSALIRRVGVFVNQDAEQIMDIMKTARLEFAQLHGNQSLDCARRIGAGKVIRVLWPDSYDSLDAMQREMDLWADSCSWFLLDAGRQGGGHGTALDWKALASLQAPRPWFLAGGLSSASLNRALEQCTPNGIDLNSGVEAIPGQKSPQKLLAALKPLISYTPYHIA
- a CDS encoding indole-3-glycerol-phosphate synthase; the protein is MLLDRFREAKAEEIALLTDLASRRELPRPWKGRRPDFLKAIAETPDGQPVAVIAEFKQASPSRGVIAQGLKPEDVAEQYAAAGASCISVLTEERFFGGRIGYLERMHRTGVPMLRKDFIFHQLQVMETASTPASALLLIVRLTPDARELRVLREQAEAYGMQAVVEIFDEEDLALARESGARIIQVNARDLDTLETDRQACLDLGKLRRGGEVWIAASAMSAGEHLREAAEAGFQAVLMGTALMDGGKPGEKLAAILEKTR